A section of the Candidatus Saccharimonadales bacterium genome encodes:
- the recF gene encoding DNA replication and repair protein RecF (All proteins in this family for which functions are known are DNA-binding proteins that assist the filamentation of RecA onto DNA for the initiation of recombination or recombinational repair.) encodes MINDLELQNYRSYDHHRFPLHPSTTLVVGPNATGKTNLLESIFVLANTKSFRTSDRELIKHGQTFFRIEATTPEGKIGLGYEINPKTTKKIDYNSVKRPLAKHIGNLPTVLFEPFDLQLLSGPPSNRRRYIDGLLTQTDQEYLLALNQYQKILKQRNSLLEKFDIGAVKDQIFAWDLNLTTAAKLIVERRLDLLEYLNYSTPPLYASISGQTVSLNFQYLSSIKLTNNYGEAFLDALAQNLPRDLAAGFTTIGPHREDFGLSFDKSEVAAVASRGEIRSLILALKLAELELIAQMKDNPILLLDDVFSELDESRRKFLIKRLAGYQTIITTTDADLAKNIKLDHSLIEMSKIDRYAIN; translated from the coding sequence ATGATTAACGATCTAGAGCTCCAAAACTACCGCAGCTACGACCACCATCGCTTCCCCTTGCATCCCAGCACCACTCTGGTGGTTGGACCAAACGCCACCGGTAAAACCAATCTACTGGAATCGATATTTGTGCTGGCTAATACAAAGTCTTTTAGAACCAGCGATCGCGAGCTAATTAAACACGGCCAGACTTTTTTCCGGATCGAAGCCACAACTCCGGAGGGGAAAATTGGCTTGGGTTATGAAATAAACCCAAAAACCACCAAGAAAATTGATTATAACAGCGTTAAACGACCACTAGCTAAACATATAGGTAACTTACCAACTGTCCTATTTGAACCATTTGACCTTCAACTTCTGAGTGGCCCCCCATCCAATCGCCGGCGCTACATCGATGGACTCTTAACCCAAACCGATCAAGAGTATTTACTGGCTTTAAATCAATATCAAAAGATCCTCAAACAACGCAATTCATTGCTCGAGAAATTCGATATCGGAGCGGTTAAAGACCAGATATTTGCTTGGGATCTCAATTTGACGACGGCCGCTAAACTCATAGTTGAAAGGCGCCTCGACTTACTTGAATACTTAAATTATTCAACTCCACCACTTTATGCAAGTATTAGCGGCCAAACTGTCAGCCTCAACTTTCAATATCTATCTTCAATAAAACTAACCAACAACTATGGCGAAGCTTTTTTGGATGCTTTAGCTCAAAATCTCCCCAGAGATCTGGCGGCTGGTTTTACGACTATTGGGCCGCATCGCGAAGATTTTGGCTTAAGCTTCGATAAATCTGAAGTTGCGGCCGTCGCGTCCCGTGGTGAAATTCGCAGCCTGATATTGGCTCTAAAACTAGCCGAACTCGAACTCATTGCTCAAATGAAAGATAACCCCATTTTATTATTGGATGATGTTTTTAGTGAGCTCGACGAGAGTCGGCGGAAGTTTTTAATTAAACGTTTAGCTGGCTACCAGACTATCATCACCACCACCGACGCTGATCTGGCCAAAAACATCAAACTGGATCACTCTCTCATAGAGATGTCCAAGATCGATCGTTATGCAATCAATTGA
- a CDS encoding DciA family protein, producing the protein MQSIDPDYFKNKADELGLERGPQLQTIQKILDQRFPTKVRVMSLNRNVLKLVTPNASMASELRLNQINLLEQFQHQTGVTIDRLQIVISAID; encoded by the coding sequence ATGCAATCAATTGATCCTGATTACTTCAAGAATAAAGCCGATGAGCTGGGTTTGGAGCGGGGTCCGCAACTCCAAACAATCCAGAAAATCCTCGACCAGCGCTTTCCCACCAAAGTTAGGGTTATGTCCCTGAACCGAAACGTCCTAAAACTAGTTACCCCCAATGCCTCAATGGCTTCAGAACTTCGCCTAAATCAAATCAACCTACTCGAGCAGTTTCAGCACCAAACCGGGGTTACCATCGACCGCTTGCAAATTGTCATTAGCGCAATTGATTAA